CGATCAATCctcctttaaaaaataatacctcAAAAGTTGTTTTAGTAGTATCTTTATACTCTCAATATGGTGAGAAGCTAAAGAGTATATATGAAAGTAATGCAAGTTTGAGTATGGAAGTAATAAAAGTCTACCAACCAAGTCATGAAGAACACCAAAATTCAAATGATGACATGCACAACATTAAGGCATGGACTGAAATATATTTGTTGAGTTTGTGTGATACATTAGTTACAAGCTCAATGTCCACTTTTGGGTATGTTGCTCATAGTCTTGGAGGATTGAAGCCATGGATTTTGCAACCTATATATGGGGAAACTGTGCCAAATCCACCTTGTCAACGAGCTAAGTACATGGAGCCTTGTTTCCATTATCCTCCAAAATATGCTTGTAGGACTAATGTCACAGTCGATTTTACTTCTCTTTTTCATCATATTACACATTGTGAAGATGTATCTAATGGAGTTAAGATGATTAATGTTTAAGACTAGGTAGCAAATAATCTAGATagtcttatttattttgacaataaTATCCAAACTTGTTAATCGAATAACCATTAAACCTTTTAAGggataaattgaatttttaaaaaattaaagtgtattacaaaatagaaaaaaaaatcttaaaataatttaattaataaaaaaataataaagtattcaacatataataatagtaaaagtgATCCTATTTCTTTTAGTGttttaatcattaattttaacttacatCTATTTTTTAAGTTGAAGTTAAAGTTTTTCCAAGTCCACTTTAAATGTTTCTCGCTAAATCACTTTAATATAACTTAGAAAAATCAAGAAGACTACTCATTTTTGAAACCAAATATacattcaaaaagaaaaaaaaaaaagagagaagaaaaacacagttattataataaaaatactttcaaaGTCTCACTTGTTTTTGGTAATGATTTTTTGAATAagtattcaaaaaataaaaaataaaataatataaacttctttataaattattcataaaatgattatacattattttttctaaaatttaacttttaactcTGTAAACTAATTTAggtttataaataagttaacttccttttgtaaaaataagtttttgttttaatctaaAAAGGTTTAAGAATATGTTTTATACGATaccttcaaaacaaaattaggaTAATACTCTATAACTATAACTATATTatctttcaatttcaatttgttgattaataaataatgaCATAATAATGGTTAGCACTTAccttaaaattacatttttttattaattaaaataaaagcagtaattagaaatagaaaaatgagaTCACGGTCGTCGGAAagctttctccattttttttttgtgttgccGACAGATTTGAAAACATCTGTTACAGTAATAGTTACAGGAACCGGAGAAGATAATCTGCTCGTAATTTGAATAGCTTCTTTCTCGCATTCTCAGTTTCTTTGTATCGATCAAATTCGATTTCGACCCAAACGAGAAGATAAATTCTGAGGATCTGGCTTCTGTCGCTGTAGCCCTTTCCTTGGTTTGTAGATCTTCAATGTGCATGTTGTTGCAGCGAAGGCAATTAATCAATTACTTAACTGATATCTGAAGCTGCTTCATGCAAAGTTGCGATGGATAAAGTAGGGTGTGGTTTCAAGAGCTTCAGAACATTATTGGCTGTGGCTTCTATAACCTTCCCTGTTTTGATCACGTTTACTCTCATACACCAGAACTCAGTTTTCGATCTCGTCCATGGATTTAACGATTTGGCTGCAAGAGCTCACAATGCTTCTAATATTGTCTTGAAACAAGGAACTCAAAATGCGATCACTACTAATGTCGTGCAGGAAGGAGCTCAAAATGCCTCAATACAAGAGTTTCAAAATGCTACAGTTAAAACTGGGGGGGAAAAGGATCATAATGTTATTCCAGACTCAGCGCCTATTGGTAACTCCACTGTCCTTCAATTTGTTCCTTTAACTCATTACTAGTTACTCTGTTTGATATCCTTAATATCTGTTCTGATCTCTCTAAATTATATGTTAGATAAggttttggaaaacaaaaatcagAATGCCAAGCCTGGAATCTTAGAAGAACCAGCTCAGACACTACCTCTCTTGGATATTGGTAACTTATAATCTTCCTTCTACCTTAATTTCAAGATCACACTATAAGGGTATGCTTATTACAAACATTTTTGGCTTCATGTGCTCAGCTATCCCATAATTATTCATTtgaataattgagaaaaaaaaagttaatacttGCATTGGTAGATTACCACTTACCATTGGTTAAAACgcttgattttttatttctaacaacatcatatattaatttgaaCTAATTTCATATGATTTATTCATTTTCATGGATTGAAGCTATACCATAACTCGACTGAAGTTTCAATGTATTGTTATCTGGATATAAATGTTGTGTAAAATtgtggttttttgtttttttatttatttatgcatcTGCAGGTCCAAAGAATAATTCATCTGAAGATGGGGAGAATGTTTTGTCCCTATCTACTACCATCACCATTTCTAAAGACAAACTCCTTGATGGGCTTCTGGTTTCATCATTTGATGAAGCATCATGCTTTAGTAGATATCAATCTTACTTGTACCGCAAAAGGTCCTCTCACAAACCTTCTGAATATCTTATCTCCAAGTTACGAAAATATGAACATATTCATCGAAGTTGTGGACCTTCTACCAAATTCTACAACAAAATCATGAGAAAGGGCACAAAATTTAGCAAAAATGATGTTAGTACGAAATGCAAATATCTTGTCTGGACAGCTGCCAATGGATTAGGGAACAGAATAGTAACCTTGGTTTCAGCATTTCTTTATGCTATCCTTACAGATCGTGTTCTGCTTGTCAAATTTGGGACCGATATGTCTGGTCTCTTTTGTGAGCCATTTCCTGATTCCTCATGGTTATTGCCCAGGAGTTTTCCTTATTGGAAAGATCAGAAGCATATTGAAACatatgaaaacatattaaacaatttcaagGTAAACAGTTCACAAGTACTTTTGCCACCATTTCTTATTCTTAATCTACAGCACACCCATGACCGtcacaataatttttttcattgtgatgGGAGTCAAGATCTTCTTCAAAAAATTTCAGTGCTGATTTTACGGTCAGATCAATACTTTGTCCCTTCTCTTTTTATGATTCCATCGTTTAGAGAAGAACTAAGTAAAATGTTCCCCCAGAAGGACACAGTTTTTCACCATCTTGGACGTTACCTTCTTCACCCATCAAACGAAGCATGggaaataattagaaaattttatgaGGCACATCTAGCCAAGGCAAATGAGAGGATAGGTCTGcagattagactttttaatacTCATCGCCCACCACATCAAACTGTTATTAACCAAATAGTATCCTGCACCCTTCAGCATAAGTTGCTGCCTGATTTCAACGCACAAAAGTCAGTGGCTTCTCCTCTGAAGAAGACCTCAAAAGTTGTTTTAGTAGCATCTTTATTCTCACAATACGGTGAGAAGCTGAAGACTGTGTATCAGGCAAATAGAACTGTGACCGGGGAAGTGATAAGAGTTTATCAGCCCAGTCATGAAGAGCGTCAAAAGTCAAATGATGACATGCACAACATCAAGGCATGGACCGAAATATATTTGCTGAGTTTGTGTGATGCATTGGTTACTAGCACTAAGTCTACTTTTGGTTATGTTGCTCATAGTCTTGGAGGTTTGAAGCCATGGATTTTGCAGAGGGCATATAATGAAAGCATCCCAGATCCACCTTGTCGACATGCCAAGTCCATGGAGCCTTGTTTCCATTATCCACCCAAATATGACTGTAGGGCCAATAGCACAGTTGATTTTACTTCCCTTTTTCATCATATGAAGCATTGTGAAGATGTATCTGGTGGATTGAAGCTGGTTAATAGTAATCACTAGGTAACAAACAACATGATGCCAAGCACTGGACAGTTTTCAATAATCCCTATTTGCTCTAATATATTACTACTTTGGACAGTTTTTGAGGTTGTCAAGAACAGAGAGAAAAAGCCCTTCGTTTTGTAATTTCGTTCTCACTTTTCACTGTTTCCAGTCATTCAGGGATCCTATTTTTAGATCTTCAGGACGGAGGCTAAAGATTTAGTTGtggaaaaaaaaactttgcaTCCTATCTCGTAGGTATAATTGATCTTGTTCTGTCTGTTGTGCTTATTTGCAAGACAAATTAAAGTTGAGCATTTGTGTACCACCATGTATGAAATATATGGTTTTGTGCATCATTCGACCGAAATTTTCTGCCAGTGCCAGTTATAGCAAATGGACTGTAACTGATTAGGTTCCTGTTATCCACAATGTAGCCTTGTTCTGCGGAAGGGTTGTCTCTGATCAAACCGGTTTCACCATATTGAATGAGTGGTATTGGAGGTGAAATTCTAATACATACCAATGACAACATCAAGGCTATTATTTATGGAGTTTTTTTACAGCAGGGATATGATGGTGTTGGTCATCCATACTCAGAAAGGCCATTGTAGATATAATTCAATCTGAGAAGCATGGTTTGTCGACAGAAACCCGAACAAGGTATATGCATTATTCAATATCGCTATGACAAACTTCGATAGTTGAGTCTAGGAATTCTGAAGGTCTGCCAATTTTGCTGCTGAACTATCTCGAGGCATGTAATAATTAGTTTAGCTAGAATGTTTCTTGCAAAATACTCCTTTTCCCCCTTGTTTTAACTGTATGTATTCCATATCTTACATTATTTAATGCTAAATTTAggatttttgttctatttaaaCAATCAAATTTAGTTGTTATATTCATAAATAACTTGATGATACGCAAtgatcttttatatatatatatatatatatatatatatatatatatatagatatatagatatatatatagatatatatgtgtgtgtattgtGGAGGTTTAAGCTGTAAAAAAGTTGAAttgtcaaatatataaaatatactaaaataaaaaagaatttagtttattaatttatgtctATGTAAAAGATAATTGGGCCATGTTCCAATTGGAATATAAGGTtaaggtttaaaaaatattaagaaaattcaaCTCCAAACCAATAAACTTTAAGTGAATATAGTGAGAATTAAAATGGATTAGCAAAAAgagtcaatttaaaatatatataagattcattagaaataaaatcaatttaaaatatatatgtaaatacaaattttatgattttataaaattgaattatatttaaaattgattctttaatatatttttcttttttttttttatattcacgTCCTTATCTTGTAAGTAAGAGAATTTAAGTgataactttttcttaaaaaatattaagacacCACCTACAATTCAAAGTGgatcaatgtaaaatatataatttgccTTAAATTCGTAACATATaacatatttgttattttttagaagaaaatatgaatatttctatcgataaattataattaatgtaaaatctCTAATTCATATTAAATTCGTAAcacataacatatttttatttcttttgtaaagAATATGAATATTTCTCTCAATGAATTATAGAAAGATTAGCTTCTTTGAAAAACAAAGTAATTAATTGCTCGCTCTCACGTATAAACTGTAACCTAATTAAATAATTCGGTTAAATTtgtggatttttattttaaatagtacCAGTACAGTAAATTTAGTCtcattattaatattagtgATTTTAAAATTCTGTCttcattattcat
This DNA window, taken from Vigna radiata var. radiata cultivar VC1973A chromosome 5, Vradiata_ver6, whole genome shotgun sequence, encodes the following:
- the LOC106760001 gene encoding galactoside 2-alpha-L-fucosyltransferase isoform X1, with product MDKVGCGFKSFRTLLAVASITFPVLITFTLIHQNSVFDLVHGFNDLAARAHNASNIVLKQGTQNAITTNVVQEGAQNASIQEFQNATVKTGGEKDHNVIPDSAPIDKVLENKNQNAKPGILEEPAQTLPLLDIGPKNNSSEDGENVLSLSTTITISKDKLLDGLLVSSFDEASCFSRYQSYLYRKRSSHKPSEYLISKLRKYEHIHRSCGPSTKFYNKIMRKGTKFSKNDVSTKCKYLVWTAANGLGNRIVTLVSAFLYAILTDRVLLVKFGTDMSGLFCEPFPDSSWLLPRSFPYWKDQKHIETYENILNNFKVNSSQVLLPPFLILNLQHTHDRHNNFFHCDGSQDLLQKISVLILRSDQYFVPSLFMIPSFREELSKMFPQKDTVFHHLGRYLLHPSNEAWEIIRKFYEAHLAKANERIGLQIRLFNTHRPPHQTVINQIVSCTLQHKLLPDFNAQKSVASPLKKTSKVVLVASLFSQYGEKLKTVYQANRTVTGEVIRVYQPSHEERQKSNDDMHNIKAWTEIYLLSLCDALVTSTKSTFGYVAHSLGGLKPWILQRAYNESIPDPPCRHAKSMEPCFHYPPKYDCRANSTVDFTSLFHHMKHCEDVSGGLKLVNSNH
- the LOC106760001 gene encoding galactoside 2-alpha-L-fucosyltransferase isoform X2, whose protein sequence is MSCRKELKMPQYKSFKMLQLKLGGKRIIMLFQTQRLLVLENKNQNAKPGILEEPAQTLPLLDIGPKNNSSEDGENVLSLSTTITISKDKLLDGLLVSSFDEASCFSRYQSYLYRKRSSHKPSEYLISKLRKYEHIHRSCGPSTKFYNKIMRKGTKFSKNDVSTKCKYLVWTAANGLGNRIVTLVSAFLYAILTDRVLLVKFGTDMSGLFCEPFPDSSWLLPRSFPYWKDQKHIETYENILNNFKVNSSQVLLPPFLILNLQHTHDRHNNFFHCDGSQDLLQKISVLILRSDQYFVPSLFMIPSFREELSKMFPQKDTVFHHLGRYLLHPSNEAWEIIRKFYEAHLAKANERIGLQIRLFNTHRPPHQTVINQIVSCTLQHKLLPDFNAQKSVASPLKKTSKVVLVASLFSQYGEKLKTVYQANRTVTGEVIRVYQPSHEERQKSNDDMHNIKAWTEIYLLSLCDALVTSTKSTFGYVAHSLGGLKPWILQRAYNESIPDPPCRHAKSMEPCFHYPPKYDCRANSTVDFTSLFHHMKHCEDVSGGLKLVNSNH